A single genomic interval of Melitaea cinxia chromosome 18, ilMelCinx1.1, whole genome shotgun sequence harbors:
- the LOC123662176 gene encoding EEF1A lysine methyltransferase 1 — MEDDDDVPALSAETFAALQEFYAEQQKRQEILEKLESQQQLTENIIFEENWQLSQFWYNEKTVQSLVRVIDKSLQDNGKVALISCPTLFVPVKRQVGNRASVILLEYDRRFEVHGSDFIFYDYNAPLKLPSDLEHTFDLVVADPPFLSEECIEKTSETIKHLAKDKIIVCTGAIMKECVEKLLDLKQCEFQPQHRNNLANEFSCYANFDLDNVLR; from the exons ATGGAAGACGACGACGATGTCCCAGCACTATCCGCCGAAACATTTGCGGCCTTACAAGAGTTTTATGCGGAACAACAGAAAAGACAGGAGATACTTGAAAAACTGGAGTCTCAACAACAGCttactgaaaatattatatttgaagaaAACTGG CAATTGAGTCAATTCTGGTACAATGAAAAAACCGTGCAGTCCCTAGTAAGGGTCATAGACAAGTCTCTACAGGACAATGGGAAGGTGGCTCTCATATCTTGCCCCACTCTCTTTGTACCTGTCAAGAGGCAAGTAGGAAACAGAGCCAGTG TAATATTGCTGGAATATGACAGAAGATTTGAGGTGCACGGATCAGATTTCATCTTTTACGATTATAATGCACCGCTGAAGTTACCGTCTGATTTGGAGCATACCTTCGACTTGGTTGTGGCCGACCCTCCATTCCTTTCCGAAGAGTGTATTGAGAAGACATCAGAAACTATTAAACATTTAgccaaagataaaattattgtttgtacCGGAGCTATTATGAAAGAATGTGTTGAAAAATTGTTAGACTTAAAACAATGTGAGTTCCAACCTCAACATCGGAACAATTTGGCTAATGAGTTCTCGTGCTATGCTAACTTTGATTTGGATAATGTTTTAAGATGA
- the LOC123662194 gene encoding N-alpha-acetyltransferase 80 has product MEHKGLQVLQLHKYPQYLRPCCELINEEWPRSETARMMSLQASCEKLPTSLILINSDKILLGHCKLTAIPSIPNSCFIETVVISKSMRGQKLGTYLMKEVEKYCKNVLKLEMLHLSTKGQENFYTKLGYEFCAPVSIYGSCIPSNIVTEVSNPIKREDTPVKVTSNIPIPPPLPISKPTTVNNTIKTSKTYMFKYLS; this is encoded by the coding sequence ATGGAACACAAAGGCCTACAAGTTTTACAACTTCATAAATATCCACAATATTTGAGACCGTGTTGCGAACTTATAAACGAAGAATGGCCACGCAGTGAAACGGCAAGAATGATGTCTCTCCAAGCGTCCTGCGAAAAATTACCGactagtttaattttaattaacagtGATAAAATTCTTTTAGGCCATTGTAAACTTACTGCTATACCGAGTATACCAAACAGTTGCTTTATTGAAACCGTAGTAATAAGCAAATCAATGCGTGGTCAAAAATTAGGCACGTATTTAATGAAAGAAGTTGAGAAGtattgtaaaaatgtattaaaattagaaatgcTTCATTTGTCTACAAAGGGTCAAGAGAATTTTTATACTAAGTTAGGATACGAATTTTGCGCGCCAGTTTCTATTTACGGTAGCTGCATTCCTAGCAATATTGTTACAGAAGTCAGTAATCCTATTAAAAGGGAAGATACTCCTGTTAAAGTGACCAGTAATATTCCCATCCCACCGCCCCTACCGATTTCAAAGCCTACAACtgtaaataacacaataaaaacgAGTAAAACATACATGTTTAagtatttaagttaa